From the genome of Sporosarcina sp. 6E9, one region includes:
- a CDS encoding ring-cleaving dioxygenase gives MKLAGIHHVSAITADAEKNHDFFTLILGMRLVKKTVNQDSTSSYHLFYADAEGTPGTDMTYFDIPNAGRTYPGVSSISNTGFRVMSIEALDFWKQRFEKYQIQHDEVRERFGRKTLSFIDHEGSRLMLVVDNGEGVAYGTPWVKEDIPEAFSIVGLGPVSLTVREPESTARVLVEVLNFTEIGSYPSTVNGMPEIRVFSTGEGGPASEIHLETRTDLPVERPGRGSVHHVAFRVKTMEEYEEWENHLRKNGFMTSGLVDRYYFKSIYFREPNGILYELATDEPGFTSDEPIDKLGETLALPPFLEPRRAEIEASLRPINTN, from the coding sequence ATGAAACTTGCAGGCATCCATCATGTGTCAGCCATAACCGCTGACGCAGAAAAAAACCACGACTTTTTTACGCTTATTCTAGGTATGAGACTTGTCAAAAAAACGGTTAATCAGGACTCAACGTCTTCGTACCATCTGTTTTATGCAGATGCAGAGGGGACGCCAGGCACGGATATGACTTATTTTGATATTCCAAATGCCGGAAGGACCTATCCTGGTGTTTCGAGTATTAGTAATACCGGATTTCGTGTCATGTCCATAGAAGCGTTAGATTTTTGGAAACAAAGATTTGAAAAATATCAAATCCAACACGATGAAGTCAGAGAAAGATTTGGTCGTAAAACATTATCATTTATAGATCATGAAGGTTCACGGCTCATGCTCGTCGTCGATAATGGAGAAGGTGTTGCGTATGGCACGCCATGGGTGAAAGAAGATATTCCAGAAGCATTTTCGATTGTTGGACTTGGACCCGTGTCGTTAACCGTGCGAGAGCCGGAATCGACTGCCAGAGTTCTTGTTGAAGTACTCAATTTCACAGAAATAGGTTCTTATCCGTCAACAGTGAACGGTATGCCTGAGATTCGAGTATTTTCAACTGGGGAAGGCGGTCCTGCATCGGAAATACACCTGGAAACTAGAACGGATTTACCCGTGGAAAGACCGGGGCGCGGCAGTGTGCACCACGTTGCATTCCGTGTGAAAACAATGGAGGAATACGAAGAGTGGGAAAACCATTTACGAAAAAATGGTTTTATGACGAGCGGCTTAGTCGATCGTTATTATTTCAAATCGATTTATTTCAGAGAGCCGAATGGGATTCTTTACGAACTGGCGACCGATGAACCAGGGTTTACAAGTGACGAACCCATTGATAAACTAGGAGAAACGTTGGCATTACCACCATTTTTAGAGCCGCGCAGGGCGGAAATTGAAGCTTCCTTACGCCCGATTAATACGAACTGA
- a CDS encoding GNAT family N-acetyltransferase gives MEFELVELDGDAYAFRNTQEGKVIAEISWTMLSDVMVIDHTFVSPELRGQGVAKKLLDRAAEYAREKNFQMEPICSYVVTAFERYDDYNDLKV, from the coding sequence ATGGAATTTGAATTAGTAGAATTAGATGGAGACGCATATGCATTTCGCAATACACAAGAAGGTAAAGTGATCGCTGAAATATCATGGACAATGTTGAGTGACGTCATGGTTATAGATCATACTTTTGTATCACCCGAATTGCGCGGACAAGGCGTTGCAAAAAAACTACTCGACCGTGCGGCAGAATATGCACGAGAGAAAAATTTCCAGATGGAACCGATTTGTTCGTATGTCGTCACAGCTTTCGAGCGCTATGACGATTACAATGATTTAAAAGTCTAA
- a CDS encoding DUF1002 domain-containing protein, which yields MKRILMFIASLALVVAFVLPDTTYADKVIDEKLGVPIVVYGADLSAAERESVEESLDVANEAEVEEVTVDGNDLTTYIKDGNKNARMYSSAKITRRDAGKGLVITIVTQNNITQVTADMYANAMLTAGIEDAIVEVASPKPVTGHSALVGIYKAYEVSGETLDTDRTDVANDELNLATKFSEGSGIDKDKVSELLTELKKQISEQNPATKEDVERIVNEQLKKLNIELSEADRQLLIDLMDKIRSLDIDFSKLSSQLEDMSKTIKEKIGEIDPGFWDKVKEFFSKLVDSVKTWFE from the coding sequence ATGAAAAGGATTTTGATGTTTATTGCATCACTAGCTCTAGTCGTTGCATTTGTTCTACCAGATACAACTTATGCAGACAAGGTTATTGACGAAAAGCTAGGCGTGCCAATCGTTGTTTACGGCGCGGATTTATCTGCAGCTGAAAGAGAAAGCGTGGAGGAAAGTCTAGACGTAGCTAATGAAGCGGAAGTTGAAGAGGTAACCGTCGATGGCAATGACCTGACGACTTATATAAAAGATGGCAATAAAAATGCGCGCATGTATTCATCAGCGAAAATCACTAGACGAGATGCTGGAAAAGGACTCGTCATTACAATCGTGACGCAGAATAACATCACGCAAGTAACAGCTGATATGTATGCGAATGCAATGCTGACAGCTGGAATCGAAGATGCAATTGTTGAAGTTGCGTCGCCGAAACCAGTAACAGGCCACTCAGCACTTGTGGGCATTTACAAAGCATATGAAGTTAGCGGAGAAACGCTCGATACAGATCGTACCGATGTCGCCAATGATGAATTGAATTTGGCCACAAAGTTTTCAGAGGGATCAGGGATTGATAAAGATAAGGTTTCGGAACTGTTAACTGAACTTAAAAAACAAATTTCGGAACAAAACCCTGCAACAAAAGAAGATGTAGAGCGAATTGTCAATGAGCAACTTAAAAAATTGAACATTGAATTAAGTGAAGCCGATCGTCAACTTCTTATCGATTTAATGGATAAGATTCGTAGTCTAGATATCGATTTCAGCAAATTATCCTCCCAACTTGAGGATATGAGCAAAACAATCAAAGAAAAAATCGGTGAAATTGATCCTGGATTTTGGGATAAAGTAAAAGAGTTCTTTTCGAAACTAGTTGATTCAGTTAAAACTTGGTTTGAATAA